The following is a genomic window from Armatimonadota bacterium.
GCTCTGAATCCCGGTGGCCTGAACGTGGACATCGGCTCCGTAGACCTGCTTTCGTACAACGTGGCCGACTACACCTTCAGCAGCGCACCCACTGACTGGCTTGCGCGCGGCGGCATCTGGGCAATTACCAACCGGTGGACCTGCAGTCCACAGTGGTCCTGGCTGGGAGGATACGCCGAGGACGGAATTGCGTCCCTGTGGAACAAGCGAGAGTTTGCGGGAGACGTAACCGTTGAGGCCTATCTGAGCTTCAAGATGGGCCTGGGCGCGGTCCACTCATACAAGAACCCCACGGACCTCAACATCTCTATCCACGCCGACGGCGCTAACCCGTCCAGCGGATACTCCTTCATGGTCGGCGCGGACCGCAATCACGACAGTCGAATCATGAAGGGAACGCAGGTTCTCGCATCCAGCAGCGCACCCGCCGCCCTCCTGCCCATTTTCGAAGATGGGTACCCCTCGACGTACGAGTTCCACCGCAAATGGTGGGCCCTGCGTGCGCGCAAGGCCGACGACAAGCTTCAGCTCTTCCTGGACGGGAAACTCATCGTGGAAGCCCGCGACCCCGAGCCACTGGAAAGCGGCCGCGTCGCCCTGTGGACCTACGACAAAGGCATTATCATATCGCGCTGCAAGATATACTACGAGTCTGAGAAGGCAGACCGCAGCCCGATCCCCGGCGAGGAGGCAATCCAGCGCGCCAAGACCCAGGTTGCGCCGCGACTGTTCACCCTCGCATCATCGACCCACCCTTCCGTGCAGAACGATTTCGAGCAAGACCTGGGCGACTGGCGTCCGCGGTCCGAGCAAGACGGGACAGTACTGCGCATCGTTGCTCCCGGTGCGGGAGAACGCGGTCACTGCCTGGCACTCACTAACCCGGTTTCAGGCGGGACATTCGGCACCCGGATCATTCCGGGTGATTTCCTGGTTGATGATTTGCCACGCCTGTCCTTCGACTACCGCCTGCCTGCTGACGGGTCGGCGAAGGTGAACTTTTACCTCACCGCCAATGGCCGCCAATATGAACTGGTCTTCTCCGGGCCCAATGGAGGCACGCCCTTCGCGACCCGAATCGGCGCCATCCCCAACGTTCAGACCGACGGCGAGTGGCACCATGCCGAGGTTGACTTGCTGGGCGCGCTCCGGCAGGCTCTCAACGAATCCGGCGCGGTGCGCGCCCGGGACCTCTGGATAGGAAACCAGTGCGAAGACGGCTACCTGATGGCGGGCTTCGGGGGCAATTACCTCGGCACCACTTTCTACCTGGACAACTTCGTGCTGGACAAGCCCGGCGGCCAGACGCTGAAGCTGCAGATCACACCCGTGTCCGGCGTCAAGCCTACTGGCTACAGCATCTCCCTGGACGACAGCCCGACCGGCGATGCCCCCTGCGAGGTGTCGCAGACCCAGGCGAATTTCGAGAAGACTCTGGAAAACGCTCCTGTGCAGTACGCCCACATTCGCGCAAAGCTCCCGGATGATTCCTGGTCAGAGCCGGTCCATTTCCGGGCGCGGACGGACACCGTTGCGCCCCGTGTGGTGTCGGTGGCACCCGAGCCCGGCTCGTCTGTCCCGGACGGCCCTATCGTGGTCACGCTGGACGACCAGGGCTGCAGCGGAATCGAGCCCGAGTCGCTGAGGGTCAATTTCGCCGGGCGCGAACTGTCTCCCGGCAAGCCTGGAGTAAGCTTCGACCCGGCGAGCCAGACTATCTCCCTGGACGCCCGGGTACTCGTCGAGAACCCGAAGGACGGCCAGCAGGTGAGCGTCAGACTCACGGCGGCCAAAGACCGCGCAGGCAATGCAGCGGCCCCCCTGGCGCCTTGGGACTACACTGTCGATTTCGCGGCGGACAAGACTGCGCCACCCGTGCCGTCAGTGTTCATCGGCGACCAGTCCGAGGCCATCTGGGCGGACTTCGAGGACTCCCTGGGTGGGTTCACCACCTACGGCGGGTCCAGCGGCGCAGAACTGGCGCTGGATGACTCCACCGCAGCATCCGGGAAACGCAGCCTGCGAGTGTTCAACCCCACTGAGGGCGGTCGGTACGGGATCATACGCCGGGGGACTTTCGACGCCGGCAAGTACCGAATCGTGAGCTTCGACTACAAGGTGCCCTCCCGCCTGCGCGTGGACCTCGCAGTCTATGTGAACGGAGACATGAAGGGCATCAAGTTCAAGGACAACGACAACAACCTGGGCATGATCGGCGCGGTCCCCAACGTGATCGATGATAACGAGTGGCACCATGCGGAGTTCAACCTGTACGAGATGCTCCGCAAGGATGACCCCACCGCGGCAGGCTATGTGGTGGATCAGCTTGTCATCGCCGACTGGAACTGGCGCGCAAATGTGGAAGGCCAGGTGTTCCATCTCGACAACTTCCGCATCGTTCCCGTTGTGAGTGGTGCGGGCGGCTTGCCGGTGCGCTGGTTCGCGCCGGATGTGAGCGGCATCGCCGGCATCGCGTGGGCGATCGGCGGCGCCGAACCCAGCGTGCCTGACCAGGTCTTGCTGACAGGGCTCCAAGGCGTTATCCCCGATGCGGGTAACCGCGACGGGTGGCTGCACACACGGGTGCGCGATGGCGCGGGGAATTGGAGCCCGGTGCAGACCCAGCGCCTGATCACCGACGACCAGCAACCCCAGGCAGCAATCGCAGCTCCCAAGGAAGGCGTACGCGCGGCACAGTCCACGGTGGAGATCAAGCTGACAGATGAGGGGCCGGCGGGCATCGATCCCGGCAGTGTGGTCCTGTCCGTGGCCGGGCAGGACTACACCGTGAAGAAGCTGGGCGTAGGTGGGCTGAGCTTCGACTCCAGCACTGGCAAGCTGGTTTGGAACTGCGAGGCGGTCACGCCTCGCCCGGTTGTGCTGCCCGACGGCAAGCCGGTGCCGGTGGTGCTCAAGTCTGCGAAGGACTACGCGGGCAACCCGGTAACACAGCTTCCTTCCTGGACCTGGATCATGGACTACACGCTGGACAAGTCCGCGCCGGTCGTGACCGAACTCAACTCCACCACCCACCGAACCTTCCTCACCAACACCTTCGAGGACGGTCTGCACGACTGGCGGACCACCAGCGGATCATCCGGGGCCGTGGTCACCGTGGACACCACCACGGCTGCCACGGGCAAGGCATCCGTCAAGGTGGCCCAGCGGGCGGCGGGAGCCAACATGGGGTGTTTCGTCACCCGCGAGCCCTTCGCAGCGGAGAACTTCCCGATCGTGAGCTTCGCTTACCGTCTGCCGGCGGCGGTGAAGATCGACTTGATGGCGCGGATGGAGAACGGGAACGAGTACGCGATCTCGATCACCGACAATCCCACCGGCGCGGTGGGGCGCTTCCCGAACATCATAGCGGACGACAAGTGGCACACCACGTCGGTGGACATCGCCGACATCCTGCGTAAGCGAGAGACCAAGGGGTCACTGAAGGTCGTCGCCTTGTACTTCGTGGACCGCAACAACATGGACAACCCCGCGGGTGTTGCGGCATGGTTTGACGACTTCACCATCGGTGCAGTGGGTACACGCACCCCGGTCCTGCGCTGGAAGGCTACGGACACCACGGGCATCGCGGGTTACAGCTACACGCTAGACCGCCAGCCCGGTACGGTGCCTGACGAGACTTCCGAAGGCGCCGCCCAGTCTTTCCGGGACTCGTCCCCAAGCCTCGCAAAGGGCCGGTGGTACTTCCATGTGCGCGCGAAAGACGGCGCGGGCAACTGGGGCCCGGCGACCCACTACGCACTGATGCACCTGACCGCTGATTGACGAAGGCGGACGGCATGGGCAACCCGGCGAACCCGGGGAAACCAACCGCGATGGACTACGCCGCGCTCGGCAGCATACTTCTGCTGGGCGCGGCTGTTCGACTCTGGGGCATCCGCTGGGGCCTGCCCGACGAGACCCACCTCTTCTCGTATCACCCTGACGAGTTCCACTCTCTGCGAGGCGCGCTGTCCCTGGCGACAGGAGATCCGAACCCGCACTTCTTCAATTACGGCAGCCTTTACCTGTATCTTGTGGCCATCGCCTGTAACTGGCACGCGGCTGTTGTCGGCGGCGCGGACCTGCTGACAGCCCTGCTCAAGGGCAACACCGCTCACACGGAGATGGCCGCATGGGTACTGGACGCCCGGTTAGTCGTAGTCCTGTGCGCGCTTGCGACAGTGTACGTGACCTGGCTCGCGGGCAGGCAACTGGGCGGCAACCGCGG
Proteins encoded in this region:
- a CDS encoding tetratricopeptide repeat protein; the protein is MKPKCPLAYRCLLVTAFSLIAAHAVAQASLNQGILQFQEARYEAAAATLTEVATQEPENIAARYWLGRAQLEAGRYGPAEQALSSVVRDMPESTEARYWYALVLARSGRISEARTELEAIIAANPDETRAAEALAALPESAPIVANGRSASAPTSLDGIRLALNPGGLNVDIGSVDLLSYNVADYTFSSAPTDWLARGGIWAITNRWTCSPQWSWLGGYAEDGIASLWNKREFAGDVTVEAYLSFKMGLGAVHSYKNPTDLNISIHADGANPSSGYSFMVGADRNHDSRIMKGTQVLASSSAPAALLPIFEDGYPSTYEFHRKWWALRARKADDKLQLFLDGKLIVEARDPEPLESGRVALWTYDKGIIISRCKIYYESEKADRSPIPGEEAIQRAKTQVAPRLFTLASSTHPSVQNDFEQDLGDWRPRSEQDGTVLRIVAPGAGERGHCLALTNPVSGGTFGTRIIPGDFLVDDLPRLSFDYRLPADGSAKVNFYLTANGRQYELVFSGPNGGTPFATRIGAIPNVQTDGEWHHAEVDLLGALRQALNESGAVRARDLWIGNQCEDGYLMAGFGGNYLGTTFYLDNFVLDKPGGQTLKLQITPVSGVKPTGYSISLDDSPTGDAPCEVSQTQANFEKTLENAPVQYAHIRAKLPDDSWSEPVHFRARTDTVAPRVVSVAPEPGSSVPDGPIVVTLDDQGCSGIEPESLRVNFAGRELSPGKPGVSFDPASQTISLDARVLVENPKDGQQVSVRLTAAKDRAGNAAAPLAPWDYTVDFAADKTAPPVPSVFIGDQSEAIWADFEDSLGGFTTYGGSSGAELALDDSTAASGKRSLRVFNPTEGGRYGIIRRGTFDAGKYRIVSFDYKVPSRLRVDLAVYVNGDMKGIKFKDNDNNLGMIGAVPNVIDDNEWHHAEFNLYEMLRKDDPTAAGYVVDQLVIADWNWRANVEGQVFHLDNFRIVPVVSGAGGLPVRWFAPDVSGIAGIAWAIGGAEPSVPDQVLLTGLQGVIPDAGNRDGWLHTRVRDGAGNWSPVQTQRLITDDQQPQAAIAAPKEGVRAAQSTVEIKLTDEGPAGIDPGSVVLSVAGQDYTVKKLGVGGLSFDSSTGKLVWNCEAVTPRPVVLPDGKPVPVVLKSAKDYAGNPVTQLPSWTWIMDYTLDKSAPVVTELNSTTHRTFLTNTFEDGLHDWRTTSGSSGAVVTVDTTTAATGKASVKVAQRAAGANMGCFVTREPFAAENFPIVSFAYRLPAAVKIDLMARMENGNEYAISITDNPTGAVGRFPNIIADDKWHTTSVDIADILRKRETKGSLKVVALYFVDRNNMDNPAGVAAWFDDFTIGAVGTRTPVLRWKATDTTGIAGYSYTLDRQPGTVPDETSEGAAQSFRDSSPSLAKGRWYFHVRAKDGAGNWGPATHYALMHLTAD